From one Streptomyces sp. CA-210063 genomic stretch:
- a CDS encoding DUF6332 family protein: MGRRTQAERDAMTTEIGFALFAGAVLAGAAYFGVTEFLPSVFGSLRGRWNLLGPIALSVTVVVFVAVVTAVLTRFRRAARSDRQQPARPSPAQPSQPGRTNPDS, encoded by the coding sequence ATGGGGAGACGAACGCAGGCCGAGCGGGACGCGATGACCACGGAGATCGGTTTCGCGCTCTTCGCGGGGGCGGTGCTGGCGGGCGCGGCCTACTTCGGCGTGACGGAATTCCTGCCGAGCGTCTTCGGCTCCCTGCGCGGCCGGTGGAACCTGCTCGGCCCGATCGCGCTCTCGGTGACCGTGGTGGTGTTCGTGGCGGTCGTCACGGCGGTGCTGACCCGTTTCCGGCGCGCCGCCCGGTCCGACCGACAGCAGCCCGCCCGACCAAGCCCCGCTCAACCCAGCCAGCCCGGCCGCACCAACCCCGACTCGTAG
- a CDS encoding MFS transporter has protein sequence MPGHDSDLSHLRVLRVLRIAITAFFALDGFVFAGWVVRIPAIKEQTGASPGALGLALLGVSAGAVVTMMLTGRLCRRFGSHPVTVVCAVLLSLSVALPPLTHSALALGGVLLIFGAAFGGINVAFNSAAVDLVAALGRPIMPGFHAAFSLGGMVGAGAGSLVADSLSPTHHLLGITVLGLLVTAVAAPTLLRHEPPAPPDRPLARNDLESRQDDDREAGPRRLDGRTRGLVVVLGLIAGCTAYGEGALADWSALHLEEDLDTSSGVAAIGYTCFALAMTIGRLTGTTLLERLGRTTVLVAGGATAAAGMLLGSLAPSVWATLLGFAVTGLGLANIFPVAIERAGALAGPSGVATASTLGYLGMLLGPPAIGFMAEWFSLPTALTSVAVLAAFASAIAFATRHSAAK, from the coding sequence GTGCCGGGCCACGACAGCGACCTCTCCCACCTCCGTGTCCTTCGTGTTCTCCGTATCGCCATCACCGCCTTCTTCGCCCTCGACGGCTTCGTCTTCGCCGGCTGGGTGGTCAGGATCCCCGCGATCAAGGAGCAGACCGGCGCGTCGCCCGGCGCGCTGGGGCTCGCACTGCTGGGCGTGTCCGCCGGAGCGGTGGTCACGATGATGCTCACCGGCCGGCTCTGCCGCCGTTTCGGCAGCCATCCGGTGACGGTCGTGTGCGCCGTTCTGCTGTCGCTCAGCGTGGCGCTGCCCCCGCTCACCCACTCGGCGCTCGCGCTGGGCGGGGTACTGCTGATCTTCGGCGCGGCTTTCGGCGGGATCAATGTCGCTTTCAACAGCGCCGCCGTCGACCTCGTGGCCGCGCTGGGGCGGCCGATCATGCCCGGTTTCCACGCCGCGTTCAGCCTCGGCGGCATGGTCGGGGCGGGAGCCGGCAGCCTGGTCGCGGACTCCCTGTCCCCCACCCACCATCTGCTCGGCATCACCGTGCTCGGCCTACTGGTGACCGCCGTCGCCGCGCCCACCCTGCTGCGCCACGAGCCCCCGGCACCGCCGGACCGCCCCCTCGCTCGGAACGACCTGGAGTCCCGCCAGGACGACGACCGGGAGGCCGGTCCCCGCCGCCTCGACGGCCGTACCCGCGGACTGGTGGTCGTCCTCGGCCTGATCGCCGGGTGCACGGCGTACGGCGAGGGGGCGCTGGCCGACTGGAGCGCCCTGCATCTGGAGGAGGACCTGGACACCTCCTCGGGTGTCGCGGCGATCGGTTACACGTGTTTCGCGCTCGCCATGACGATCGGCCGGCTCACCGGGACGACCCTGCTCGAACGTCTGGGCAGGACCACCGTGCTCGTGGCCGGCGGCGCGACCGCGGCGGCCGGCATGCTGCTCGGCTCCCTCGCCCCCTCGGTCTGGGCGACCCTGCTCGGCTTCGCGGTCACCGGTCTGGGCCTCGCCAACATCTTCCCCGTCGCCATCGAACGCGCCGGCGCGCTGGCCGGTCCCAGCGGCGTGGCCACCGCCTCCACCCTCGGCTATCTCGGCATGCTCCTCGGTCCGCCCGCGATCGGTTTCATGGCCGAATGGTTCTCCCTGCCCACCGCCCTCACCAGCGTCGCGGTGCTCGCCGCGTTCGCCTCCGCCATCGCGTTCGCCACCCGTCACTCGGCCGCGAAATGA
- a CDS encoding maleylpyruvate isomerase family mycothiol-dependent enzyme — protein sequence METAEHIRALDEEGRLLAAAARKAGTDAEVPTCPDWRIRDLVRHTGVVHRWATAFVSEGHPSPRPIGTGPDLDGDALLTWFEEGHRRLVDTLRAAPADVDCWTFLPAPSPLAFWARRQAHETAVHRADADAALGGPPGEPPMELAVDGIDELLLGFHARGRSRVRTETPRVLRVRATDTGAVWTVQLSSEPPVAQRAEASDTKGAKGAKGSEDAEDAEDADCEISGPAHRLYLSLWNRLPFPAVTGDPSLAELWRETSGIV from the coding sequence ATGGAGACTGCCGAGCACATCAGAGCCCTGGACGAGGAGGGCCGACTGCTGGCCGCGGCCGCCCGGAAGGCCGGTACGGACGCCGAGGTGCCGACCTGCCCCGACTGGCGGATACGGGACCTCGTGCGGCACACAGGCGTGGTGCACCGCTGGGCCACGGCCTTCGTCTCCGAGGGCCATCCCTCGCCCCGCCCCATCGGGACCGGCCCCGACCTGGACGGTGACGCCCTGCTGACCTGGTTCGAGGAGGGGCACCGGCGCCTCGTCGACACCCTGCGCGCCGCCCCGGCCGATGTCGACTGCTGGACCTTCCTGCCCGCCCCCTCCCCGCTGGCGTTCTGGGCGCGCCGCCAGGCCCACGAGACGGCCGTGCACCGCGCCGACGCGGACGCCGCGCTCGGCGGCCCGCCCGGCGAGCCCCCCATGGAGCTCGCGGTCGACGGCATCGACGAACTGCTGCTCGGCTTCCACGCGCGCGGCAGGAGCCGGGTGCGCACCGAGACGCCGCGTGTCCTGCGGGTGCGGGCGACGGACACCGGCGCCGTCTGGACCGTACAACTGTCGTCGGAGCCGCCCGTGGCGCAGCGGGCCGAAGCGTCGGACACCAAGGGCGCCAAGGGCGCCAAGGGCAGCGAGGATGCCGAGGACGCCGAGGACGCCGACTGCGAGATCTCGGGCCCGGCGCACCGGCTGTACCTGTCCCTGTGGAACCGGCTCCCCTTCCCCGCCGTCACGGGCGACCCCTCGCTCGCGGAGCTGTGGCGGGAGACCTCGGGCATCGTCTGA
- a CDS encoding geranylgeranyl reductase family protein has product MSSENSSADDVQRVWDVVVVGAGPAGASAAYAAAVAGRSVLLLEKAELPRYKTCGGGIIGPSRDALPPGFELPLKDRVHAVTFSLDGRYARTRKSKQMLFGLINRPEFDQQLVEHAQKAGAELRTGVTVTRVEQHGSAVPDRRTVAVVLQGGETLLARAVVGADGSASRIGAHVGVKLEQVDLGLEAEIPVPETVAEDWKGRVLIDWGPMPGSYGWVFPKGDTLTVGVISARGEGAATKRYLEDFIGRLGLAGFEPSISSGHLTRCRADDSPLSRGRVLVCGDAAGLLEPWTREGISFALRSGRLAGEWAVRIAEAHDAVDARRQALNYAFAVKAGLGVEMSVGKRLLIAFERRPGLFHAAITGFRPAWRAFVDITRGSTSLGEMVRTHPMAQRALTRFDR; this is encoded by the coding sequence GTGAGCAGCGAGAACTCTTCGGCGGACGACGTGCAGCGGGTGTGGGACGTCGTCGTGGTGGGGGCGGGCCCCGCGGGGGCTTCGGCCGCCTACGCGGCGGCGGTCGCGGGACGCAGCGTCCTGTTGCTGGAGAAGGCGGAACTGCCGCGGTACAAGACGTGCGGCGGCGGCATCATCGGCCCCTCGCGCGACGCGCTGCCCCCCGGTTTCGAACTGCCCTTGAAGGACCGGGTGCACGCGGTCACCTTCTCCCTCGACGGCCGCTACGCCCGGACGCGCAAGTCCAAGCAGATGCTGTTCGGGCTGATCAACCGGCCCGAGTTCGACCAGCAACTCGTCGAGCACGCCCAGAAGGCGGGTGCGGAGCTGCGTACGGGCGTCACGGTCACCCGGGTCGAGCAGCACGGCTCGGCCGTGCCGGACCGGCGTACGGTCGCCGTGGTCCTGCAGGGCGGCGAGACGCTGCTCGCGCGGGCCGTCGTCGGCGCCGACGGCAGCGCCAGCCGCATAGGAGCGCACGTCGGGGTGAAGCTGGAACAGGTCGACCTCGGCCTGGAGGCGGAGATCCCCGTGCCGGAGACCGTCGCCGAGGACTGGAAGGGCCGCGTCCTCATCGACTGGGGCCCGATGCCCGGCAGTTACGGGTGGGTCTTCCCCAAGGGCGACACGCTGACCGTCGGCGTGATCTCCGCGCGCGGTGAAGGCGCCGCCACCAAGCGGTACTTGGAGGACTTCATCGGTCGGCTCGGCCTCGCCGGCTTCGAACCGAGCATCTCCTCCGGGCACCTGACGCGCTGCCGCGCCGACGACTCGCCGCTCTCGCGGGGTCGGGTGCTGGTGTGCGGGGACGCGGCGGGGCTGTTGGAGCCGTGGACTCGGGAGGGCATCTCCTTCGCGCTGCGGTCGGGGCGGCTGGCGGGGGAGTGGGCGGTGCGGATCGCCGAGGCGCACGACGCGGTGGACGCGCGCCGGCAGGCTCTGAACTACGCGTTCGCCGTGAAGGCGGGGCTCGGCGTCGAGATGAGCGTCGGCAAGCGGCTGCTGATCGCGTTCGAGCGGCGGCCCGGGCTCTTCCACGCGGCGATCACCGGCTTCCGTCCCGCCTGGCGGGCCTTCGTCGACATCACGCGCGGCTCGACCTCCCTGGGAGAGATGGTCCGCACGCACCCGATGGCCCAGCGCGCGCTGACCAGATTCGACAGGTAG
- a CDS encoding dipeptidase, with the protein MPSNPVAETVASLIPRARAELTELVAFKSVADFDQYPKSESEGAAHWVADALRAEGFQDVALLDTPDGTQSVYGYLPGPEGAKTVLLYAHYDVQPPLDETAWLSPPFELTERDGRWYGRGAADCKGGVIMHLLALRALKANGGIPVHIKVIAEGSEEMGTGGLQQYAEAHPELLAADTVVIGDAGNFRAGLPTVTSSLRGMILMRVSIDALEGNLHSGQFGGAAPDALAALIRVLDSLRAEDGTTTVDGLASDGAWDGLQYDDEQFRKDAKVLDGVDLVGSDTVADRVWARPAATVLGIDAPPVVGATPSIQASARALIGLRVPPGVDVTDAIKLLEAHLVAHTPWGARVSCEPIGHGQAFRADTTSPAYEAMASAMAVAYPGQEMQYAGHGGSIPLCNALAALYPNAEILLIGLSEPEAQIHAVNESVSPEELERMSVAEALFLRNYAAN; encoded by the coding sequence ATGCCGTCGAACCCGGTCGCCGAGACCGTCGCCTCACTGATCCCCCGGGCGAGGGCGGAGCTCACCGAACTGGTGGCCTTCAAGTCGGTGGCGGATTTCGACCAGTACCCGAAGAGCGAGAGCGAAGGCGCCGCGCACTGGGTCGCCGACGCGCTGCGCGCCGAGGGTTTCCAGGACGTGGCCCTGCTCGACACCCCCGACGGCACCCAGTCCGTGTACGGCTACCTGCCGGGGCCCGAGGGCGCGAAGACGGTCCTCCTCTACGCCCACTACGACGTGCAGCCGCCGCTGGACGAGACGGCCTGGCTGTCGCCGCCGTTCGAGCTGACCGAGCGCGACGGCCGCTGGTACGGACGCGGCGCGGCCGACTGCAAGGGCGGCGTGATCATGCACCTGCTGGCGCTGCGGGCCCTGAAGGCGAACGGCGGGATCCCCGTCCACATCAAGGTGATCGCCGAGGGATCCGAGGAGATGGGCACCGGCGGTCTCCAGCAGTACGCCGAGGCGCACCCGGAGTTGCTCGCCGCCGACACCGTCGTCATCGGCGACGCCGGCAACTTCCGCGCCGGGCTGCCGACGGTCACCTCCTCCCTGCGCGGCATGATCCTCATGCGCGTGAGCATCGACGCCCTCGAAGGCAACCTGCACTCGGGCCAGTTCGGCGGCGCGGCCCCCGACGCGCTGGCCGCGCTGATCCGCGTACTGGACTCACTGCGCGCCGAGGACGGCACGACGACGGTCGACGGACTCGCGAGCGACGGCGCGTGGGACGGCCTTCAGTACGACGACGAGCAGTTCCGCAAGGACGCCAAGGTCCTCGACGGCGTGGACCTGGTCGGCTCCGACACGGTCGCCGACCGCGTCTGGGCCCGCCCGGCCGCCACCGTGCTCGGCATCGACGCTCCGCCGGTCGTCGGCGCGACCCCGTCGATCCAGGCGAGCGCCCGCGCCCTGATCGGGCTGCGCGTCCCGCCCGGCGTCGACGTCACGGACGCCATCAAGCTCCTCGAAGCCCACCTGGTGGCGCACACCCCGTGGGGCGCCCGGGTGAGCTGCGAACCGATCGGCCACGGCCAGGCGTTCCGCGCCGACACCACCAGCCCGGCCTACGAGGCGATGGCCTCCGCCATGGCCGTCGCCTACCCGGGCCAGGAGATGCAGTACGCGGGCCACGGCGGCTCCATCCCCCTGTGCAACGCCCTCGCCGCCCTCTACCCGAACGCCGAGATCCTCCTCATCGGCCTCAGCGAACCCGAGGCCCAGATCCACGCGGTCAACGAGAGCGTGTCCCCGGAGGAACTGGAGCGCATGTCGGTGGCGGAGGCGCTGTTCCTGCGCAACTACGCGGCAAACTGA
- a CDS encoding response regulator transcription factor, translating into MIRVLLADDQSLVRAGFKALLDAQPDIEVAGEAAEGEEALGKVRELRPDVVLMDIRMPLLDGLAATRRITDDPDLEEVKVVMLTTFELDEYVFEAIRAGASGFLVKDTEPEELVRAVRAVVEGDALLSPSVTRRLISEFAARSKEPTAVASLAELTEREREVMALVGIGLTNDEIARRLVVSPLTAKTHVSRTMVKLGARDRAQLVVLAYESGLVRPGWLG; encoded by the coding sequence GTGATCCGCGTACTGCTCGCTGACGACCAGTCTCTGGTGAGGGCGGGGTTCAAGGCGCTGCTCGACGCACAGCCCGACATCGAGGTCGCCGGGGAGGCGGCTGAGGGGGAGGAGGCGCTCGGCAAGGTGCGCGAACTCCGCCCCGATGTCGTCCTGATGGACATCCGCATGCCCCTGCTCGACGGTCTCGCCGCGACCCGGCGTATCACCGACGACCCGGATCTCGAAGAGGTCAAGGTCGTCATGCTGACCACCTTCGAGCTCGACGAGTACGTCTTCGAGGCCATCCGCGCCGGGGCGTCGGGCTTCCTGGTGAAGGACACCGAGCCGGAGGAACTCGTGCGCGCGGTACGGGCGGTGGTGGAGGGCGACGCGCTGCTGTCGCCGAGCGTGACCCGGCGGCTGATCTCCGAGTTCGCGGCCCGTTCGAAGGAGCCGACGGCCGTCGCCTCCCTCGCCGAACTCACCGAGCGGGAGCGGGAGGTGATGGCCCTCGTCGGCATCGGTCTGACCAACGACGAGATCGCCCGTCGGCTCGTCGTCAGCCCGCTGACCGCCAAGACGCATGTGAGCCGCACGATGGTGAAGCTGGGCGCCCGCGACCGGGCCCAACTCGTCGTGCTGGCCTACGAGTCGGGGTTGGTGCGGCCGGGCTGGCTGGGTTGA
- the tgmB gene encoding ATP-grasp ribosomal peptide maturase, producing MTVLILTCEQDVTADLVVAQLNRTGVPVVRLDPADLPGEVALSGEYVHGAFHGHLSAGGRLVSMSGLRSVWLRRPGVPAGRVAEPSAWLTEESSQALYGMLRGTDVRWMNDPDAARRARHKPWQLRHAQRCGLPVPATLITTFPQAARDFAQRFPDLVVKPVSGTHPQEPPRTVPTSRIAPGTDFTAVAFGPTLLQRRIAKTADIRLTVVGDRMLAARKAVAPDAHPDEVDVRFATSTAPWQPVDVPARTATAVRVYLRDAELSYGAFDFAEDADGIWWFLECNQSGQFGFVEMDTGQPIARSVADWLAREEPGAGTRGDGRIRATP from the coding sequence ATGACCGTGCTGATCCTGACCTGCGAACAGGATGTGACGGCGGACCTGGTGGTGGCACAACTGAACAGGACCGGCGTACCGGTGGTCCGGCTCGACCCCGCCGACCTGCCCGGCGAGGTGGCGCTCTCCGGCGAGTACGTGCACGGCGCCTTCCACGGGCATCTGTCCGCCGGGGGGCGCCTGGTGAGCATGAGCGGGCTGCGGTCCGTCTGGCTGCGCCGGCCGGGGGTTCCGGCCGGCCGGGTCGCCGAGCCGTCCGCCTGGCTGACCGAGGAGTCCTCGCAGGCCCTGTACGGCATGCTGCGCGGCACGGACGTCCGCTGGATGAACGACCCCGACGCGGCCCGGCGGGCCCGCCACAAGCCCTGGCAGCTCCGGCACGCCCAGCGCTGCGGGCTCCCCGTACCGGCCACGCTGATCACCACGTTCCCGCAGGCCGCCCGCGACTTCGCGCAGCGCTTCCCCGACCTGGTGGTGAAGCCGGTCTCCGGCACGCATCCGCAGGAACCGCCCAGGACGGTCCCCACCAGCCGGATCGCGCCCGGCACCGATTTCACCGCCGTCGCGTTCGGCCCGACGCTGCTGCAGCGCCGGATCGCCAAGACCGCCGACATCCGGCTCACCGTCGTCGGCGACCGCATGCTGGCCGCCCGCAAGGCGGTCGCCCCGGACGCGCACCCCGACGAGGTGGATGTCCGCTTCGCCACCTCCACCGCGCCCTGGCAGCCGGTCGACGTCCCGGCGCGCACCGCCACCGCCGTACGCGTCTATCTGCGGGATGCCGAACTCTCCTACGGGGCCTTCGACTTCGCGGAGGACGCGGACGGGATCTGGTGGTTCCTGGAGTGCAACCAGTCGGGACAGTTCGGATTCGTGGAGATGGACACCGGCCAGCCGATCGCCCGCAGCGTCGCCGACTGGCTGGCGCGCGAGGAGCCGGGGGCGGGGACCCGCGGCGACGGCCGGATACGGGCGACACCCTGA
- a CDS encoding TetR/AcrR family transcriptional regulator: MSTARGARARARIEVTAAIKDEARRQLAAEGAAKLSLRAVARELGMVSSALYRYFPSRDELLTALIIDAFDSLGEAAEAAYAKAAGESPARQWVAVCEGVREWALARPQEYALIYGSPVPGYTAPDTTVPAASRVGQLLIRIVRGAYQDKGVAQWKLPAEVRPEARRMAEEFAPDLPPEVVAVLVGAWAQLFGLVSFEVFGQFNRVVEDRGVFFRHAAGQLAHHVGLVFPRSETAVR; encoded by the coding sequence ATGAGCACAGCACGAGGGGCTCGCGCCCGGGCCCGCATCGAGGTCACCGCCGCCATCAAGGATGAGGCGCGTAGACAGCTCGCCGCCGAGGGCGCCGCCAAGCTGTCACTGCGTGCTGTGGCGCGCGAGCTCGGCATGGTCTCCTCCGCGCTGTACCGGTACTTCCCCAGCCGCGACGAGCTGCTCACCGCGCTGATCATCGACGCCTTCGACTCCCTGGGCGAGGCCGCCGAGGCCGCGTATGCGAAGGCCGCCGGTGAGAGCCCGGCTCGGCAGTGGGTCGCGGTGTGTGAAGGGGTGCGGGAGTGGGCGCTGGCGCGGCCGCAGGAGTACGCGTTGATCTACGGTTCGCCCGTGCCCGGGTACACCGCGCCCGACACGACCGTGCCGGCCGCCTCCCGGGTCGGACAGCTGCTGATCCGGATCGTGCGCGGCGCCTACCAGGACAAGGGCGTGGCCCAGTGGAAACTGCCCGCCGAGGTGCGGCCCGAGGCGCGGCGGATGGCCGAGGAATTCGCGCCCGATCTGCCGCCGGAGGTGGTCGCGGTGCTGGTCGGGGCGTGGGCGCAGCTGTTCGGGCTGGTCAGCTTCGAGGTGTTCGGGCAGTTCAACCGGGTGGTCGAGGACCGAGGGGTGTTCTTCCGGCACGCGGCGGGCCAACTCGCTCACCACGTCGGTCTGGTGTTCCCGCGGTCCGAGACCGCGGTGCGCTGA
- a CDS encoding sensor histidine kinase — protein sequence MAEQGAQAGGPPMWGGPPWRRWGGGGPPWWNRPDGDEAGPRWPWRSTAAFTVFVMVGSNAAAEFQKDERASLDPFARVLLLVGALLLLWRWRRPVLVAFGTAVTALVYLGAGYPYGPVFLTVAAGCFSAIVAGHRKAAWTAMGALWAGHVLVAHWLYRWLPPGGDDAASWGQEIVVVTWGVAIVAVSELARARREQWARERAERAQAARRRADEERLRIARELHDVLAHSISVINVQAGVGLALLDSDPEQARTALTVIKSASKEALGEVRQVLDTLRTPGDAPRAPAPGLARLPELVEQAAGAGLTVAIEGRAPELPPGTDLAAFRIVQEALTNVVRHSGSRHARVALEHDGRELRLRIDDDGPATSADAGGSGSGLVGMRERAAALGGTIEAGPRADGGFRVLAVLPVRASREVKEDR from the coding sequence ATGGCGGAGCAGGGTGCGCAGGCGGGTGGCCCCCCGATGTGGGGCGGGCCGCCCTGGCGGCGGTGGGGCGGGGGTGGGCCGCCGTGGTGGAACCGGCCGGACGGCGACGAGGCGGGTCCTCGCTGGCCGTGGCGCTCCACCGCGGCGTTCACCGTCTTCGTCATGGTCGGCTCGAACGCGGCCGCCGAGTTCCAGAAGGACGAACGCGCCTCGCTCGACCCCTTCGCGCGCGTCCTGCTGCTCGTGGGTGCCCTGCTGCTGCTGTGGCGATGGCGGAGGCCTGTGCTGGTCGCCTTCGGGACGGCCGTGACGGCCCTCGTGTATCTGGGTGCCGGATATCCGTACGGGCCGGTGTTCCTCACCGTCGCCGCCGGCTGCTTCAGTGCGATCGTCGCCGGGCACCGCAAGGCCGCCTGGACGGCCATGGGCGCGCTGTGGGCGGGGCATGTGCTGGTGGCGCACTGGCTGTACCGGTGGCTGCCGCCGGGTGGGGACGACGCCGCGAGCTGGGGGCAGGAGATCGTCGTCGTGACCTGGGGCGTGGCGATCGTCGCGGTCTCGGAGCTGGCCCGGGCCCGGCGTGAACAGTGGGCCCGGGAGCGGGCCGAGCGCGCGCAGGCCGCCCGGCGGCGGGCCGACGAGGAACGGCTGCGGATCGCCCGCGAACTGCACGACGTCCTCGCGCACAGCATCTCGGTGATCAACGTCCAGGCGGGCGTCGGCCTCGCACTCCTCGACTCCGACCCGGAACAGGCGCGCACCGCGCTCACCGTCATCAAGTCGGCCAGCAAGGAGGCCCTGGGCGAGGTCCGCCAGGTCCTCGACACCCTCCGGACGCCCGGCGACGCCCCGCGCGCCCCGGCCCCGGGGCTCGCCCGGCTCCCCGAACTCGTCGAGCAGGCGGCGGGCGCGGGCCTGACCGTCGCCATCGAGGGCCGGGCGCCCGAGCTGCCGCCGGGCACGGATCTCGCCGCCTTCCGCATCGTCCAGGAGGCCCTCACCAACGTCGTACGGCATTCGGGGTCACGGCACGCGCGCGTGGCCCTCGAGCACGACGGGCGTGAGCTGCGGCTGCGGATCGACGACGACGGGCCCGCGACCTCCGCCGACGCGGGCGGCAGCGGCAGCGGACTCGTCGGAATGCGGGAGCGGGCCGCCGCGCTGGGTGGCACGATCGAGGCGGGCCCGCGCGCCGACGGGGGGTTCCGGGTGCTCGCCGTACTGCCGGTACGGGCGTCCCGCGAGGTCAAGGAGGACCGGTGA
- the tgmA gene encoding putative ATP-grasp-modified RiPP, giving the protein MRLFVLNYARAAEQLEFSAPYTYDSGLQLNVLADGRIAAHDQGLMRELGATTSTAGSKTHFDD; this is encoded by the coding sequence ATGCGACTGTTCGTGCTCAACTACGCTCGCGCCGCTGAGCAGTTGGAGTTCAGCGCTCCGTACACCTACGACTCCGGGCTGCAGTTGAACGTGCTCGCCGACGGGCGGATAGCCGCTCATGACCAAGGTCTGATGAGGGAATTGGGGGCGACGACGTCCACCGCGGGCTCGAAGACCCATTTCGACGACTGA
- a CDS encoding nitroreductase family deazaflavin-dependent oxidoreductase translates to MSSSPHYIKANPFDRALNGFIGWLARRGVSLLGTAELSVRGRKSGEWRRLPVNPLPYEGGPYLVSARGHSEWVRNMRAAGGGRLQVGRRVQEFTAVELPDEEKPVVLRTYLKKWGWEVGRFFGDVNADSSDEELLAAAPKHPVFRITVTR, encoded by the coding sequence ATGTCGTCGTCGCCCCACTACATCAAGGCCAACCCCTTCGACCGCGCGCTGAACGGCTTCATCGGCTGGCTCGCCCGCCGCGGCGTCAGCCTCCTCGGCACGGCCGAGCTCTCCGTGCGCGGCCGCAAGAGCGGCGAGTGGCGACGGCTGCCGGTCAATCCGTTGCCGTACGAGGGCGGCCCCTACCTCGTCTCGGCGCGCGGCCACTCCGAGTGGGTGCGCAACATGCGCGCGGCGGGCGGCGGACGGCTTCAGGTGGGCCGCCGGGTGCAGGAGTTCACGGCGGTCGAGCTGCCCGACGAGGAGAAGCCCGTCGTGCTGCGCACCTACCTGAAGAAGTGGGGCTGGGAGGTGGGCCGGTTCTTCGGCGACGTCAACGCCGACTCCAGCGACGAGGAGTTGCTCGCCGCCGCGCCGAAGCACCCCGTCTTCCGGATCACCGTCACGCGGTGA
- a CDS encoding DUF427 domain-containing protein, producing MPMFPTEHAVRTTPEGLLWEPSERWVRGAKGDVTVVDSRHPVLVWEPGVPVPLYAFPREEVREDLLRPAKNPPTDAHTGSRVFYDLEVAGERTENAAWTFPAADLADHIAFEWFRRVGRGLDHWYEEEEEIFIHPRDPHKRVDAIAGSRHVRVEINGTVVADTRRPVLLFETGLPTRYYIPREDVRLDLFAPTDRRTGCPYKGTAEYWSWRGEADVPPNIVWSYPDPLPAVGAIKGLLAFYNEEVDITVDGELQERPITPFSTKPSST from the coding sequence ATGCCGATGTTCCCCACCGAGCACGCCGTGCGGACCACCCCCGAAGGGCTGCTGTGGGAGCCCAGCGAGCGCTGGGTACGCGGAGCCAAGGGCGATGTGACGGTCGTCGACAGCCGCCACCCCGTACTCGTGTGGGAGCCCGGCGTGCCCGTACCGCTGTACGCGTTCCCGCGCGAGGAGGTCCGCGAGGATCTGCTCCGCCCGGCGAAGAACCCACCGACGGACGCCCACACCGGGTCACGGGTCTTCTACGACCTCGAAGTCGCCGGCGAGCGTACCGAGAACGCGGCCTGGACGTTCCCCGCCGCGGACCTGGCCGACCACATCGCCTTCGAGTGGTTCCGGCGCGTCGGCCGGGGCCTCGACCACTGGTACGAGGAAGAGGAAGAGATCTTCATCCACCCCCGTGACCCGCACAAACGCGTCGACGCCATCGCCGGCAGCCGCCATGTCCGGGTCGAGATCAACGGCACCGTCGTCGCCGACACGCGCCGCCCGGTACTGCTTTTCGAGACCGGTCTGCCCACGCGGTACTACATCCCGCGCGAGGACGTCCGCCTGGACCTGTTCGCCCCCACCGACCGCCGCACCGGCTGCCCGTACAAGGGCACCGCCGAGTACTGGTCGTGGCGCGGCGAGGCCGACGTACCGCCGAACATCGTCTGGAGCTATCCGGACCCGCTGCCCGCCGTGGGCGCGATCAAGGGACTCCTCGCCTTCTACAACGAGGAGGTCGACATCACCGTCGACGGCGAACTCCAGGAACGCCCGATCACGCCCTTCAGCACGAAGCCCTCGTCGACGTGA